The DNA sequence CATGACGCGGTCAGCCCGTTCGGGCCAGTTGGCAGCCAGGCTGAGCGCCTGCATCCCGCCCATCGACCCGCCGACCACGGCGTGCAGCCGGTCGATACCCAGCGCATCCAGCAGCGCAAGGTGTGCCCGCACCATGTCGCGAATGGTAATGACGGGAAAGCGCATGCCCCACGGCTGGCCATCCGGGTGGATGCTCGAGGGTCCGGACGTGCCCATGCACGAGCCGAGGACATTGGGACAGACAACGAAGAACCGGTCCGTATCGATCGGCTTTCCCGGTCCGACCATGCGGTCCCACCAGCCGGGTTTGCCGGTGATCGGGTGCGGGCTCGCCACGTGCTGGTCGCCGGTGGTCGCGTGGCAGATCAGCACCGCATTGCTGCGGCTGTCGTTCAGCGCGCCATAGGTTTCGTAGGCAATGCGCACGCCTTCGAGCCGCTGCCCGCAATCGAGCGGCAGCGGTTCGGCAAGGTCCAGCACGGTGCTGGCAGTGACAAGCGCGGCAGTGGCCATTGCGCGGGGACTTGGGGGCATGGGCCTGTACTGTCAATGGGCTGGCAATCGCGCGCCATGATGCTAAGGCCCCGGCCATCATGAGCGGACCCAAACCCAAGAGCTGGATCGAGGCTATCCACGCCTATGTTCCGGGCAAGAGCGCCGGCGCGGACGGGCGCCCGCTGATCAAGCTTTCAGCCAACGAAAACCCGCTGGGCACCTCGCCTGCCGCGCTCGCCGCGCGTGCCGCTGCGGCCGAGCCGAGCCGCTATCCCGATCCCGACAGCAAGGCGCTGCGCGCCGCCATTGCCGAAGTGCATGGCCTGGACCCGGCGCTGGTCGTCATGGGCACCGGCTCGGATGAACTGCTGCACCTTGCCGCCCAGGGCTATGCCGGGCCGGGTGACGAGGTGCTGTTTTCGCGCTTCAGCTTTTCGGTCTACGATATTGCCGCGCGACGCTGCGGGGCGACCCCGGTGGAAGCGCCGGATGCCGATTTCGGCACCGATGTCGATGCCCTGCTGGCTCTGGTGAGCGAGCGCACCCGCGTGGTCTTCCTTGCCAATCCCAACAATCCGACCGGTTCCTACCTGCCCCGGGCGGAACTGGCGCGGCTGCATGCCGGGCTGCCGCAGGATGTCCTGCTGGTGGTCGACCAGGCCTATGCCGAATATGTCGGCCCTGCCGACGATGATGGCGGGCTCGATCTGGCCGCCGCGCACGATAATGTGCTGGTGACGCGCACCTTCTCCAAGATCTATGGTCTGGCCGGGGAACGGGTCGGCTGGGGAACGGGCGCAAGCGCCATTGTCGATACGCTCAACCGCATCCGCGGGCCATTCAACGTCACCAACAGCGCGCAGGCCATGGCGCTGGCAGCGGTGCAGGACCGCCAATTCGTCGACGATGCGCGCGATCACAACGCCCGCGAACGCGCCCGCTTCGTCGCCCGGCTGGAAGCCCTGGGCAACCACGGACTGCGTCCGCTGCCCAGCGAAGCCAATTTCGTGCTGATCCTGTTCTCCGGCAAGCTGACGGCGGAGGCCGCCTACAACGGCCTGGCGGATCGCGGCTACATCACGCGTTGGCTGCCGGGGCAAGGCCTGCCGCAGGGCCTGCGCATCACCATCGGCACGGCCGAACAGATGGACGAGATTGCCGCCCACCTGCGCGACATGGCCGAGGCTGTACGATGAGCTTCCAGCGTGTCGCCATCATCGGCCTGGGCCTGCTGGGCGGATCGACCGGCCTTGCCGTGGCCGAGCACCTCCCCGGCATTGCGACCGCCGGCTATGACGCCGATCCGGAGACTCGCAGGCGGGCGGGAGAGCGCGGGCTTGTCGGCACGGTCTGCGACAGCGCGGCCGATGCCGTGCGCGATGCCGATCTGGTGATCTTCTGCGTGCCCGTCGGCGCGATGAGCGCCGCCGCCGCCGAGATTGCCGGCGCGCTCAAGCCCGGCGCAGTGGTCAGCGATGTCGGCTCCTCCAAGGAGAGCGTGGCCAAGGCCCTTGCCGAGGCGCTGCCCGGTGCGGCGATCATCCCCGCGCACCCCGTGGCTGGTACCGAGAACTCCGGCCCCGACGCCGGTTTCGCCAGCCTGTTCCGCAACCGCTGGTGCATCGTCACCCCGCCTGAGGGCGCGGAGCCGGAGCACGTTACTGCCGTCTCCGATTTCTGGACCGCACTCGGCGCCAATGTAGAGGTGATGACGCCTCAGCACCATGACCTCGTGCTCGCCGTCACCAGCCACCTGCCGCACCTGATCGCCTATACCATCGTCGGCACGGCGAGCGACCTTGAGGGCGTGACGCAGAGCGAGGTGATCAAGTATTCCGCCGGCGGCTTTCGCGACTTCACCCGCATTGCCGCCAGCGACCCGACGATGTGGCGCGACGTTTTCCTTTCCAACAAGGATGCGGTTCTGGAAATGCTCCAGCGTTTCACCGAAGACCTGACCGCGCTGCAACGCGCCATCCGCGTTGGCGATGGCCAGCAGCTGTTCGATCACTTCACCCGCACCCGCGCGATCCGCCGCTCGATCATCGAGCAGGGTCAGGATGACGCCCGGCCCGACTTTGGACGTTCAGACCACAACGGCGGCTAAAGGAGCCCGAGATGAACTACGCTGTCTGGATTGCGCTTGCCGTCGTCTTCATCGCCGTGATCCCGCCGATCATCAAATCGGCCCGCAACAGCCGCAAGGATTCCGGCACGACCGATGCGGGATCGGGTTCCGGCAGCGATTCATCCTGCGATACCGGTTCGGACGGAGGTGACTGCGGCGGGGATTAAGCCCGCCCCAGGTCTCCCTTGCCCACGGTTCCGCTCGCCATTTCGAGCATCTTGTCGAGGCTCTTCTTGGCGCGCAGGCGCAGGCCTTCCTCGATCTCGATGCGCGGGCTCAGGTCGCGCAGGGCAAGATAGAGCTTCTCCAGCGTATTGAGCGCCATGTAAGGGCAGATGTTGCAGTTGCAGTTGCCGTCCGCCCCGGGCGCACCGATGAAGGTCTTGTTCGGCAGCGCCTTTTCCATCTGGTGGATGATGTGCGGCTCGGTCGCGACGATCAGTTTGTCGCCCGGCATGGTCTTGGCATATTGCAGGATACCGCTGGTCGAGCCGACGTAATCGGCATGATCGACGATATGCGGCGGGCATTCAGGGTGCGCGGCGATCGGCGCATCGGGATGCTGCGCCTTGAGCTTGAGCAGTTCCGTCTCGCTGAATGCCTCGTGGACGATGCACACGCCCGGCCACAGCAGCATGTCGCGCCCGAACTTGCGGTTGAGATAGCCACCAAGGTGGCGGTCGGGCCCGAAGATGATCTTCTGCTCCGGCGGGATCTGGGCCAGGATCGTTTCGGCGCTGGAGCTGGTGACGATCACGTCGGACAGCGCCTTAACCTCGGTCGAGCAGTTGATGTAGGTCAGCGCGATGTGATCGGGGTGCGCCTCGCGGAAAGCCTTGAACTTTTCCGGCGGGCAGGCGTCTTCCAGGCTGCATCCGGCGTTGAGGTCCGGCAGGACGACGATCTTGTCCGGGCTGAGGATCTTGGCCGTATCGGCCATGAACTTCACGCCGCAGAAGGCGATGACATCGGCATCGGATTCGGCCGCCTTGCGCGAAAGTTCCAGGCTGTCGCCCACGAAGTCCGCGAGGTCCTGAATCTCCGGCTTCTGGTAGTAATGCGCCAGGATCACCGCGTTGCGCTCCTTGCGCAGGCGATCGATCTCGGCACGGATGTCGAGGCCGGTGAGATTGGTGGTCTGGGCAGTCATTCGCGTACGTCCCCTGCAGGTGGTGCAGGGGGCAGATAGGGATTATCGGCCAGCGAATCTATCCCCCGGCGATATCGGACGCGATGCGCTGGAACATCGGGCTGACAGCCGCCACCTCGATCAGCACATGAGCCATGGCAACGATGGCGCCAACCGTGGCCGTCGCCGGGTGGACCCGGCCGATCGTGCGCCGGTCATGCAGGGCGATCATGCCCACGAAGACCAGCTGGATCACCATGATCGCCCATTCGCCCCAGCCGATCATCATCGGCATCGGCAGCACGCGGCCAAAGGCCGGCTCGGTGAGTAGGATCAGCGAACCGGTCATCAGGCGGCGGTGATAATCGGTCTGCGTGCGCCGGGTGATCGCGGCAAAGACCAGCCCGCCGAAGACCACGGCACCCACCTGGGTCAGGGCGAGGAAATAGGGCTCGGTGAAAAAGGGCGGCAGGAAACCGCCGCGGATCGCCGCGATGCCGGCGAATGACATGGTGCCGACCACAGCCACGGTGAGATAGGCCCCCAGCCACCCGAGCCGACGATGCTGCGCAAGGTTGCCATGCGTGGCGAGCCGCGCCTGAACCACGTGCAAGGCCAGCCAGGCCACCATGACCACCGCGTGCACGTGCGGCCAGACAAGGCTGTAACTGTAAGCCGCCCTGCCAAGCACGGCATTGAGCATGAAGGCCGCAATGATGAACAGCGACAGGATCGTTGCGAAGCGCGCGAAATAGGCGGAATCGGCGGATTGCCCCGCCTTCGGGCTTGCTGTGGTAGCCATGTTCTTCCCCTGCTCTTCTACGTGTTTGTACGAACGCTATCGCACTTAACACTTGTAACCAAGCAAGAGTTCCATAGGCCCCGGTTATTGCTGCGAATTATTCTCCGGCGAAACGCACCTCGACCTTCACGTCGCCAAAGCCTGCTACCTGCAGGGGTATGGCCAGGTTCTGGCGCACGCCCTGCCGGGCACTTTCGCGGGCAAGGCCCATCAGCACCGTATTGCCGGCCTCCTCAGCTGCCAGCTTTTCGGCAACGACGGTATTGTCGCGCGTCAGCTTGGCCTGCGCCTCGCGCGTGATCCACACGCCCTCGCGCAGGTATTGCGCGCGGCCTTCGTCAAGGTTCGGGCGAGACAGTTCCAGCGGCGGCAGCGTGACCGACAGGCTGCGCTGCTCCTCGTTCCAGCGCATGGCCGAAGCATCGAGCTTCGCCAGGTCGAGCGTATAGTCCACCCGCGCAGGAATGACGGCAACCTGGCGGCTTTTCAGCACGCCCATCAGCCGCTCGTCCTCGGACGTAACCACCGGCGAGAGCTGGGCGGAGAACACCGTCAGGCGGTTCTGCTTTTCGAAAGCATGGAGGCTGATCGCCAGGGGATCGCCTTGCTTCTCGGGCGCGAAACGCTGCCAGACCTGCTGCCCGGCCAGGGCGATGATCGCCCCGAACACCAGCCAGAATGCCGTTTGCCGCCGCGGCGGGACGGTTGCCGGGCTCAATCGAGGAGCGACCATGTTTCCTCCACGCGCGACACGCGCCCCCGTTGTTCAAGGTCAATCAGGTGCGCCAGGACCGATCGGCCTGCCGCGCCCCACAGCCGTTCATCGACGCCCTTGTACATCCGCGGAACCATGGCGGCGATTTGCTGCACCCCTTCTTCCAGCAGGCGCAGGATCTGCCGCTCACGCTGGCGGCGATGGCCGATCATGCCGCGCACCAGCTGGCGCGGCTTTTCCACCGCCTCGCCATGGGCGGGATAATAGACGCGGTCTTCACGGTCATAGAGCTTTTCGAGGCTCGCCATATAGGCCGCCATGTCGCCATCGGGCGGCGCGACGACCGAAGTGGACCAGCCCATGACGTGATCGCCGGTGAACAGCGCGCCGCTTTCCTCAAGCGCGAAACACAGGTGGTTGGAGGTGTGCCCCGGGGTGGCGACGGCTACCAGCGTCCAGTCCGGCCCGCTTACCTTCTCGCCATCACGCAGCACGCGGGTGGGCCGGTATTCGGTATCGAAGGCGGCGTCGGCGCGCGGGCCATCATCGTCATAGGCCAGCGGCGCGCAACCGATGATCGGGGCTCCCGTGGCAAGCGCTAGCGGCGCGGCGGCGGGCGAGTGATCGCGGTGGGTATGGGTGCAGCAGATGGCCAGAACCTTTGCCTCGCCAATCGCATCGAGCAGCGCGCCGATGTGTTCGGGCTCGTCCGGGCCGGGATCGATCACCGCCACGCCTTCGCCGTGCCCGACAATGTAGGTCTGGGTTCCGGTGTAGGTATAGGGCGAGGGATTGGGCGCCAGCACGCGCCGCACCAGCGGTTCGATCTGCTGGGACAATCCGGTGGGCCAGGGACGGGCGGGCATCTGCATGGGATGCGATATGGATATTCACAGGCGGCCTGTCGAGCGGCTAGGCTGCCTGCGGGAGGATCCGATGGCCGATGAACCGCTGATACTGGTGCTGGACGAAGGTACGACTTCGACCCGGGCAATGCTGTTCACCCCGGCGGGCAAGGTTGCCGCCGTGGCCCAACAGGAACTGACCCAGCACTATCCGCAGCCCGGCTGGGTGGAGCATGACGCTGCCGAAATCTGGGACAAGACGCTTGCCTGCGCCCGCCGCGCGATTGCCGATGCCGGTGGCGTCGGACGGGTGGCGGCGATCGGCATCGCCAACCAGCGCGAAACCGTGGTTGCCTGGGACAAGGCGAGCGGCAAACCGCTGAGCCGCGCGCTTGTCTGGCAGGATCGCCGCACGGCGGATGACTGCGCCAGGTTAAAGGCGCAGGGCTTTGAAAGCGATGTCCAGGCGAAGACCGGCCTGCTGCTCGATCCCTATTTCAGCGCTACCAAGGCAGCCTGGCTGATCCGGCACCGCGAGGCGGTGGCAGGGGCGGCAGCAGCCGGCCGGCTTGCCCTTGGCACCATCGAATCCTGGCTGGCATTCAAGCTTACCGGCGGACTGCACGTCAGCGATGCGTCGAACGCCAGCCGCACCCAGCTTCTGCCGCTGGATGCCCCGCAGTGGGATGCCGGCCTGTGCGACCTGTTCGGGGTGCCCCTCCACGCACTTGGCGAGGTGACCGACTGCTGCGGCCTGTTCGAAAAGACATTGCCCGAATGGTTCGGGGCCGCGATCCCGCTTACGGGCATGATCGGCGACCAGCAATCGGCCACCATCGGGCAGGGCTGCCTCTCCCCCGGCGATGTCAAGGCGACCTACGGCACGGGCGCATTCGTGCTTGCCAACATGGGCGCACGCCTGCCGCGATCGGCGCATCGCCTGCTCGGCACGGTGCTTCTGCAGGCTGGCGGCCAGCGCTCCTATGCGCTCGAAGGCTCGGTCTTTGTCGCCGGCAGCCTGATCAAATGGCTGCGCGACGGGCTGGGCCTGATCGCCAGCGCCGCCGAGAGCGAGGAACTTGCCCGATCGGTCAGCGACAGCGCCGGGGTAGTGGTTGTGCCGGCGCTTTCGGGCCTCGGCGCGCCGCACTGGCGGCCAGAGGCGCGGGGCATCGTTACCGGGCTCAGCTTTTCATCGGGCAAGGCGCATATCGCCCGCGCCGCGCTTGAGGCCATGGCCGCGCAGACGCACGATCTTGCCCGCGCTTTCGCGGCAGACGGGGCCGCATGGCGACACCTGCGCATCGATGGCGGCATGAGCGCCAACGACTGGATGGCTCAGGACATCGCCGACCTGCTGGCGATCGAGGTGGAACGCCCGGACATGGTCGAAACGACGGCGCTGGGGGCGGCCATGCTGGCGGCGGTCGGCGCCGGGCTGTTCAGTTCGCTGGGAGATGCCGCAAAGTCCATGCGCGGCCCTGCTCAGCGGTTCTCCCCCGCCATGGACGAGGCGACGCGCGCCACGCGGACCAATGCCTGGGCGCAGGCCATTGCCGCCGTGTGATGCCGAGGGCGCCTAGCCGACGATCCCGCCCAGCCGATCGCGCAGGCGCCTGATCGCGGGCACCGGGCTGCTCTCGCGCTCGCGCCAGCCGGTCTCCAGCCGGGCCAGCCGGGCGTGGAAACGCTCGGTCGCGCCGATCAGTTCGCAGACCTGGGGCGAAAGCAGTGCCAGCCGTTCCGGATCGGCCGTGGGAAAATCGGTCTGCAGCCGGCCATAGCGCCGCAGCTGGAATTCGCTGATCTCGCCGCGGAAGAAGGCCCGGTGGTTCAGCAACCAGGCAATGGCATGCATCATCCGGGTGGTGGTGCGCAGCGCTTCGCAAGAAAGCGCGATCCTGCCTGCATCCTCTGGCCCGCGATCGCCGTGATCGGCAAAGCTGAACATGGCGCGCACTTCGTCCGAAAGGGCCAGGCCCTCGCAGTAAAGCGCCTCGATGATGCGCGGATTGATGTTCGCCGGGCTCGCCATGACTGGCACCTGCGATAGCGCCGGGATTCCGTCCGATTCAACAGGTCCGGCAGGACTTGCACAGGCCATTGTGGGACTGTGCCGGAACGGAACGGTTGTGAAATCATCGGAAATCGCCGGGAACAATTCCCGGAATCGGCAAAATCAGGCGATGATATCGGGCACAAGGTAATCCTCGATCAGCGCCATCTGGTCCTTCAGCTTGAGCTTGCGCTTCTTGAGGCGGGCGATTTGCAGCTGGTCGCTTGCCCCTGCGGCAGTCAATGCATCGATGGCGGCGTCAAGGTCGCGATGCTCGATCCTGAGCATTTCCAGCCGCTTGCGCATTTCCTCTTCGGTCATGCTGACAGTGTCCCTTATCATCGACTGCAAATTGCCTCCGGCCAGCGACCAACCGCCCGCCGCATGCGAAGGGCAATTACCCCAAAACCGGATCGGAACGCGCTTCGCAAGATAAACTTAATGTGCTTATCTGACAATCGCATCGCAGGCCCGCGCTGGCCACGAGTCGGTCGGGCTGGGCTGGGCCTGGGGTGGACCCCGTCATGTCGGGGGAGCAACCAAGGAGTATGCTCATGGAACAGCCGCATGTCAGCGCTTTGCAGCTCAAGAAGAAGGGTCTGGAAGACCGTATCGAACAGGAAATGAGCCGTCCTGCGCCTGATTTTGCCCAGATCCAGCTGCTCAAGAAGCGCAAGCTCCGCATCAAGGAAGAACTTGCGCATATCTGACGGAGCTGAACGTCCGGCCGGGCACCCTGCTCCGGCCGGAACCGTCGGCCCGGCACCACGGCCATCCGCACAGCCATCCGTTTGCATTGCTGCCGCTTTGCGCTAGCAGGGCCGCATGCTCAACGCGATTGCCGCCGCCCGGACCATCCTGACCCGCCTGCACGAGGTCATGGCGTCGCGCAATCCGGCGCAGGCAAAGCTCAACACCGTGGTGGAGGTAATCGGCGAAGGCCTCGATAGCGAGGTCTGCTCGATCTACCTGCTGCGCGAAGGCATGCTCGAACTGTTCGCCACCAAGGGGCTGGCGCAGGAGGCTGTCCACGTTACCCGGATGGCAATCGGCGAGGGCCTGGTGGGCACGATTGCCGGCAACGCCGATACGCTCAACCTTGCCGAGGCGACTGCACACCCGGACTTTTCCTATCGCCCGGAAACCGGCGAAGACAAGTTTCATTCCTTCGCCGGCGTTCCGATCGTCCACCGCGAACGCGCTGTTGGCGTGCTCTGCGTCCAGCACGTCGATCCGCG is a window from the Novosphingobium sp. TH158 genome containing:
- the nadA gene encoding quinolinate synthase NadA; translated protein: MTAQTTNLTGLDIRAEIDRLRKERNAVILAHYYQKPEIQDLADFVGDSLELSRKAAESDADVIAFCGVKFMADTAKILSPDKIVVLPDLNAGCSLEDACPPEKFKAFREAHPDHIALTYINCSTEVKALSDVIVTSSSAETILAQIPPEQKIIFGPDRHLGGYLNRKFGRDMLLWPGVCIVHEAFSETELLKLKAQHPDAPIAAHPECPPHIVDHADYVGSTSGILQYAKTMPGDKLIVATEPHIIHQMEKALPNKTFIGAPGADGNCNCNICPYMALNTLEKLYLALRDLSPRIEIEEGLRLRAKKSLDKMLEMASGTVGKGDLGRA
- a CDS encoding DUF4230 domain-containing protein → MVAPRLSPATVPPRRQTAFWLVFGAIIALAGQQVWQRFAPEKQGDPLAISLHAFEKQNRLTVFSAQLSPVVTSEDERLMGVLKSRQVAVIPARVDYTLDLAKLDASAMRWNEEQRSLSVTLPPLELSRPNLDEGRAQYLREGVWITREAQAKLTRDNTVVAEKLAAEEAGNTVLMGLARESARQGVRQNLAIPLQVAGFGDVKVEVRFAGE
- a CDS encoding adenylate cyclase, translating into MATTASPKAGQSADSAYFARFATILSLFIIAAFMLNAVLGRAAYSYSLVWPHVHAVVMVAWLALHVVQARLATHGNLAQHRRLGWLGAYLTVAVVGTMSFAGIAAIRGGFLPPFFTEPYFLALTQVGAVVFGGLVFAAITRRTQTDYHRRLMTGSLILLTEPAFGRVLPMPMMIGWGEWAIMVIQLVFVGMIALHDRRTIGRVHPATATVGAIVAMAHVLIEVAAVSPMFQRIASDIAGG
- a CDS encoding YdcH family protein, coding for MTEEEMRKRLEMLRIEHRDLDAAIDALTAAGASDQLQIARLKKRKLKLKDQMALIEDYLVPDIIA
- the glpK gene encoding glycerol kinase GlpK — its product is MADEPLILVLDEGTTSTRAMLFTPAGKVAAVAQQELTQHYPQPGWVEHDAAEIWDKTLACARRAIADAGGVGRVAAIGIANQRETVVAWDKASGKPLSRALVWQDRRTADDCARLKAQGFESDVQAKTGLLLDPYFSATKAAWLIRHREAVAGAAAAGRLALGTIESWLAFKLTGGLHVSDASNASRTQLLPLDAPQWDAGLCDLFGVPLHALGEVTDCCGLFEKTLPEWFGAAIPLTGMIGDQQSATIGQGCLSPGDVKATYGTGAFVLANMGARLPRSAHRLLGTVLLQAGGQRSYALEGSVFVAGSLIKWLRDGLGLIASAAESEELARSVSDSAGVVVVPALSGLGAPHWRPEARGIVTGLSFSSGKAHIARAALEAMAAQTHDLARAFAADGAAWRHLRIDGGMSANDWMAQDIADLLAIEVERPDMVETTALGAAMLAAVGAGLFSSLGDAAKSMRGPAQRFSPAMDEATRATRTNAWAQAIAAV
- a CDS encoding YdcH family protein, whose amino-acid sequence is MEQPHVSALQLKKKGLEDRIEQEMSRPAPDFAQIQLLKKRKLRIKEELAHI
- a CDS encoding MBL fold metallo-hydrolase codes for the protein MQMPARPWPTGLSQQIEPLVRRVLAPNPSPYTYTGTQTYIVGHGEGVAVIDPGPDEPEHIGALLDAIGEAKVLAICCTHTHRDHSPAAAPLALATGAPIIGCAPLAYDDDGPRADAAFDTEYRPTRVLRDGEKVSGPDWTLVAVATPGHTSNHLCFALEESGALFTGDHVMGWSTSVVAPPDGDMAAYMASLEKLYDREDRVYYPAHGEAVEKPRQLVRGMIGHRRQRERQILRLLEEGVQQIAAMVPRMYKGVDERLWGAAGRSVLAHLIDLEQRGRVSRVEETWSLLD
- a CDS encoding DUF1465 family protein, with translation MASPANINPRIIEALYCEGLALSDEVRAMFSFADHGDRGPEDAGRIALSCEALRTTTRMMHAIAWLLNHRAFFRGEISEFQLRRYGRLQTDFPTADPERLALLSPQVCELIGATERFHARLARLETGWRERESSPVPAIRRLRDRLGGIVG
- a CDS encoding prephenate/arogenate dehydrogenase family protein — encoded protein: MSFQRVAIIGLGLLGGSTGLAVAEHLPGIATAGYDADPETRRRAGERGLVGTVCDSAADAVRDADLVIFCVPVGAMSAAAAEIAGALKPGAVVSDVGSSKESVAKALAEALPGAAIIPAHPVAGTENSGPDAGFASLFRNRWCIVTPPEGAEPEHVTAVSDFWTALGANVEVMTPQHHDLVLAVTSHLPHLIAYTIVGTASDLEGVTQSEVIKYSAGGFRDFTRIAASDPTMWRDVFLSNKDAVLEMLQRFTEDLTALQRAIRVGDGQQLFDHFTRTRAIRRSIIEQGQDDARPDFGRSDHNGG
- the hisC gene encoding histidinol-phosphate transaminase, yielding MSGPKPKSWIEAIHAYVPGKSAGADGRPLIKLSANENPLGTSPAALAARAAAAEPSRYPDPDSKALRAAIAEVHGLDPALVVMGTGSDELLHLAAQGYAGPGDEVLFSRFSFSVYDIAARRCGATPVEAPDADFGTDVDALLALVSERTRVVFLANPNNPTGSYLPRAELARLHAGLPQDVLLVVDQAYAEYVGPADDDGGLDLAAAHDNVLVTRTFSKIYGLAGERVGWGTGASAIVDTLNRIRGPFNVTNSAQAMALAAVQDRQFVDDARDHNARERARFVARLEALGNHGLRPLPSEANFVLILFSGKLTAEAAYNGLADRGYITRWLPGQGLPQGLRITIGTAEQMDEIAAHLRDMAEAVR